The genomic window ACCTCGAGCGCGGCAAGGGCAAGCTGAAAATCCGTCAGACCGACCCCGACGCGTTTGAGGTCGGCCGTGATCTGGCGATCACACCCGGCAAGGTGATCTATGAAAACGAGCTCATGCAGCTCATCCAGTATGCGCCGGCCACCGAGGAAGTGGCGCGGCGGCCGCTGCTCTTCGTGCCGCCGTGGATCAACAAGTACTACATCCTCGACCTGCGCGAGAAGAACTCGTTGGTGAAGTGGCTGGTGGATCAGGGCTATACGGTGTTCGTCATCTCCTGGCGGAACCCTGATGAAGCGCTCGCCGGTAAGGAGTTCGAGGACTACATGAAGCAGGGGCCGCTGGCCGCACTGGATGCGGTTGAGCAGGCCGTTGGCGAGCGTGATGTCAACATCATTGGTTATTGCCTGGGCGGGACGCTGCTCGCCTCGACGCTGGCATGGATGGCGAGCCGCGGAGAGGGCGGCGTCCACAGTGCGACTTTCCTGACCACGCTGATTGACTTCGAGAGCCCCGGCGAGCTCGGGGTGTTCATCGACGAGGAGCAGCTCGACTCGCTCGAAAAGCAGATGAACGAGCGCGGTTACCTCGCCGGCAGCCAGATGGCTTCGACCATGTCGAGCCTGCGCTCGAATGACCTGGTCTGGTCGTTTTTCGTCAACAACTACCTCAAGGGCGAGGATCCGTTCCCGTTTGATCTCCTTTACTGGAACCAGGACTCCACCAACATGCCGGCGCGCATGCATGCCTTCTACCTGCGCAAGATGTACCTGGAAAACAAGCTCCGCGAGCCCGGCGGGATCACGCTTGATGGCATTCCCATCGATCTCGGCAAGGTCGAGGTGCCGTCCTACTTCGTTTCCGCAAAGGAAGACCACATCGCGCCCTGGCATGCCTGTTACAGCGGTTCACGGCTGCTGGGTGGCCAGACACGGTTCGTGCTGGGTGGCTCGGGACATATCGCCGGCGTCATCAATCCGCCGGAAAAGCAGAAGTATGGATACTGGCTGAATGGCCGTAATCCCAAGGATCCGGAAGCCTGGTTCAATAACGCCAAGCACCACGAAGGCTCCTGGTGGCTGGACTGGGTCAAGTGGCTGGGGCCGAAGCGCGGCGGTGAGGTGCCGGCACGGACTCCGGGCGACGGCAAGCTCAAGCCGATCGAGGATGCACCGGGCCGGTACGTCAAGGAGTCGGGCGATGGTGGATGATGCCCCACGGATCGGCATCATCATGGGCAGTCGATCCGACTGGGAAACCATGGCCCATGCCGATAACCTGCTCAAGGAATTCGGTGTGGCGCATGAAAGCCGGATCGTCTCCGCCCATCGCACACCGGCACGGATGAACGAGTACGCCGACACAGCGCGTCAGCGTGGTCTGCGCGCCATCATCGCCGGCGCGGGCGGGGCGGCCCATCTACCGGGTATGGTCGCCGCGCAGACAACGGTGCCGGTGCTGGGTGTGCCGGTGCAGAGCCGGGCACTGAAGGGCATCGACTCGCTGCTGTCCATCGCTCAGATGCCGGGTGGCGTACCGGTGGCGACCTTCGCCATCGGTGAATCCGGGGCCCGCAACGCGGCGCTGTTCGCGGTCGCTATGCTGGCTGCGGATGATGCCGATCTGGCCGATCGGCTCGATGCCTATCGTGAGGCGCAGGCCCGCCGGGCCATTGAGGATGAACTGCCTTGAGTCACCCGATCCTGCCTGGCGCGACCGTTGGTATTCTCGGAAGCGGCCAGCTGGGGCGCATGCTGGCCCAATCGGCCCGCCGCATGGGATATCGCGTCCACACGCTGTCACCGGGTGCTGATTCGCCAACCGGCCAGATCGCCGATCGTGAGGTGATCGCCGCCTATGATGATCAAGCGGCCATCGCGCGATTCGCCCGCGATGTCGATGTGGTGACCTTCGAGTTTGAGAATATCGCCGCTGAGTCAGCGGCGGTGGCGGCGCGATACGTGCCGGTACGCCCGCGCGGGGATGTCCTGCACATTACCCAGAACCGGCACCGCGAAAAGCATGCGCTGACCGCAGCCGGGCTGCCCACCGCGCGCTATGAAGCGGTGGCGTCGCTGGAACAGCTGCATGATGCGATCGGCCGGCTTGGCACGCCCTGCATCCTCAAGACCGCCGGCTTTGGGTACGACGGTAAGGGACAGGTCCGGATCACCGCCGAGACCGACCCGGCGGCGGCGTGGCGGATGATCGGCGCCGGGGCGGCGATCGTCGAAGCGATGGTTGATTTCGAGGCCGAGCTCTCAGTGGTCGCTGCTCGCGGTGTCGACGGCGCGCAGGTCGATTTCGGCGTGACCGAAAATCGTCATGTCGACCACATCCTGGATATATCCGTGGCGGATATGCCGCTCGATCCGGCACAGACCGCCAGGGCCCACGAGATCGCAGGGACGGTCATGCGCGAGTTCGATGTGGTCGGAGTGCTCTGTATCGAGATGTTCCTGACCCGCGATGGTGATCTGCTTGTCAACGAGCTCGCTCCCCGTCCCCATAATTCCGGGCATCTGACCATCGAGGCCTGTGCCAGCAGCCAGTTCGATCAGCAGTTGCGGGCCGTCTGTGGGTTGCCGCTGGGTGAGACGGCTCGCCGTGTCCCCACGGCGATGGCCAACCTGCTCGGTGATCACTGGGAGAGCGGTGAGCCTGACTGGGCGGCGGCGCTGGCGGATCCGGCGGTCAACCTGCACCTCTATGGCAAGGCTGAACCCCGACCGGGTCGGAAAATGGGTCACCTGACCGCTTCCGCCCCGTCCCGCGACGAGGCCGTCCGACGCGTGACGCAAGCCCGCTCGGCACTGCTTCGCACCCGAAACACCTGATCACCCTCCAGCACGGAAAAGACACCCAACAATGTGGTTTCGAAATCTCTGCGTCTATCAGATAGCCGACGCCTTCACGATCGACGCCGAACACCTTGAAAGCCGGCTCAGCGCCGGCCAGTTCCAGCCCGTCGGCCCTCACGACCCCGAGACCCGGGGCTGGGTGCCGCCGCTGGAGAATGGCGGAGAGACGCTGGTGCACGCCGCAGGGCAGCGGCTGATGGTCTGTCTGCAGACCGAGACACGGGTGCTGCCACCGGCGGTCATCCGCGAGAACGTCGAATCCCGGGTGGCCGAGCGCGAGGATGCGATGGCCAGGCCGCTGGGCCGGCGGGAAAAGGCACGGATCAAAGAGGAGGTCACCATTGATCTGCTGCCACGGGCGTTTACCCGTAGCAAGCGATCCTATGCCTATCTGGATCTGACCGGCCGCTGGCTGATCGTAGATGCCGCGACCTGGCGCGAGGCTGAGTTGCTGACCGATGACCTCCGGGCAATGCTGGGGAGTCTGCCCATCCGGCCGCTGCAGACCGAGAGTGCGCCGCACCAGGTGATGACCGACTGGTTGGCCCACGATCAGTTTCCCTCGGACCTTGAGCCGGGCGAGGAGGCCGTTTTCGAGGATCCGCGCAGTGAGGGGGCCGAGATCCGCTGCAAACGTCAGGATCTGCGCAGTGCCGAGATCCGTGGGCATATCAAGGCTGGCAAACGGGTCCGTCGGTTGGCATTGACCTGGGATGACCGTGTCAATGCTGTGCTCGATTCGGATCTATCGATCAAGCGCCTGAAATTCACCGATGGCGTGCAGAATGATGTCGACGATCGGGAGGCGGAGTCGTCGCAGGAGCGCTTCGATGCCGATTTCGTGATCATGGCGGAGGAACTGGCGCGGTTCCTGCCGCGAATGGTCGCCTGGTTCGACTAAAAAGGTGCCCGCCATTGCGGGCACCGCTTAGCGGATGATCACGAGGGGGGGGACGGACTCTTGCTGGATATCCGAACGCTGATTGTGATCATCGGATTGATTGCGGCGTTGATTGCCGTGGTCTTCACTGTGACTTGGCGTCGGCCCGAAGTGGGAGGTCCAGCTGGTCACTGGGCAGCCGGTTTCGGCCTCGCCGCAGTGGGTACCCTGGGTACAGCGCTGCGCGGGGTGGCGCCCGATGCGCTCTCCATTGTCGCGGCCGCCCTGCTCATCCAGCTGTATATTCTACTCGTCGTGCGTGGCCTGTGCCGCTACACGGGGCACCGCTTTCCCGATCGCTTGGCCTTTTCCGTACTGGCTGTCTTTACCCTGGCACATGCCTACTGGGGGCTGATCGATCCCTCCATGACAGCCCGCATCGTGAATTTTTTCATCGTTTTCAGTCTTTTCCATCTGGCGGGCGCGGCGCATCTTTGGTGGCGGTTCCCGAGGCGCATGCGCACGGTGGGGCGATTGACCGCGGCTGTGTTTCTACTGCTGGCGGTGGTGTATCTCGGTCATGCCGCTTCTGCCGTCATTGTGGGCGTGAGCGGGACAGCTCTGACTGACCCGGACCCGCTCAGAGCACTGGCGGTGGTCGTGAGCATACTCGGCTGCATCGTTGTGGCGATGACTATGCTGTGGATGGTCGCCGCCAACTGGTACATCCGAAGTCAAGAAGCTGTTCGCGACCGGCTGGATGCGGAGCGTCGGTTTCGGGGCATCTTCGAGCACTCCGCCAGCGGCATCGCGCTGGCCGATGCCTCGGGGCGGTTGATGGCGGTCAATAATGCCTTTGCGGAGTTGGTCGGGCTTTCGCGGGCGTCGCTGGCGGGGCTGCCCTTCGATGATCTGGACGACCCGGGGGATGCATCCGGGGATATGGAGACCATCCGTCGCATTCTATCGGACGAAGCTGACTATTATCGGACAGAAAAACGCTATCGCCGGCCTGATGGCCAAGCAATCTGGGCTGACGTCACCACCTCGGCGGTGCGTGGCGATGACGACCTACCGACCAGCTACATCACGGTTGCGGTGGATTTACAGGAGAAGAAGGCGGCAGAGGCCGAGCTTTACCGGCGAGCTGAAGGGGAAGCGATGGTCCAGGCCATCTCCACCGCTCTCCTCGCCGCACCCTACGATCAGATTGATGAGACCATTAAGGACGCCCTGGCCCGGATCGGACAGGCAGCGATGGCCGATCGTAGCTATATTTTTCAATGGGTCGATGACGACCGGAGGATGAGTAATACCCATGACTGGAATGCGGAGGGAGTGGCCCCGCAGATCAGGGATCTGGGGGATCTTCCGGCATCAGATTTCGACTGGCTGCGGCGGCACCTCCGCGAGCGGTCGGTTCCAATGATCCAGTCGGTCGCCGAGGTGGCGAATCCCGGGCTATGGGCGCTTTTTAAACAGCGTGAAATTCGCTCTTTGCTGCTGATACCCATGGTTCGCGATGAGGGACCCATCGGTTTTCTGGGGCTGGATGTGGTGAATGGAGACCGTTCATGGACGGACTCGGAGCAGCATCTGCTACGCATTGCCGCCGACACACTGGCAGGCGCTCTGGCGCGCCAACGCCTCGAACACGAGCTTCGCTATCAAGCCCATCACGATCCGCTCACCGGTCTGCTCAACCGCCGGCCCTTCGAGGAAGCACTGTCACAGGAGATCCATCGGTTACAGCGCTATGGTGCACCCGTGGCCCTGATCATGTTCGATATCGACCACTTTAAGGCGGTCAACGACACCTACGGTCATGACGCCGGCGATCGAACCCTGGCGGAACTGGCCAAGGGGATAAGCGATCAGCTACGCGCCGGAGACCTGCTGGCCCGCTGGGGTGGCGAGGAATTCATGATCCTCCTCCCCGAAACGGACGCAGCAGGTGCGCGCCAGGTGGCAGATAGTCTCCGGCGCCAGGTCGCGGAACATGCCTTCTCCGCAGTGGGAGGCTTGACTATCAGTCTGGGCGTGGCCCAGTGCCGTAGTCATGAGACGCTCGAGGACGTTACCCAGCGGGTGGACGAGGCGCTATATGCTGCCAAGCGATGTGGGCGCGACCGAGTGATGGGCGACGGCGAGGCACGGTCTCGCTGAGGCTAGAAGCCCCACTGGGTATTTCGGGTGCCCTTATTTTGGACAAAAAAAAGCCGACGATGTCGCCGGCCAAGAGGAGGAGAGTCGGTTCAGGGAACTCGCCCTGACAACGATTCTTATCCTAGTCGCTGGATGGCTCCGCCGGAAGAGCCCCATCGGATGACCACTTGTGACGCCGGCGCACAAATGCTCGGGAACTGCTTAACGACTGGACTGTCAGCAACCTGATTCAAAGCCCGCCATCAGCGATGCCGTATTGGCGGTCAGGCTTTCATAGTGATAACCGCCCTCCTGGATGGCAACGGTGGGTAACCCAAGCCCGGCGACGCGTTCGCCCAGCGTCTGGATGTCACTCGACTGCACCCCGATTTTCGCCTGTGGATCCTCGTGGTAGATGTCGAAGCCGTTGGAGAACACCAGAGCGTCCGGCGCAAACAGCCGGATCGCGGTCAATGCCTCGTCGAGCCGCCCGAAGAAGGCCGTGGCATCCGAGCCGTGGGGCAGGGGTAGATTGATGTTGTAGCCATAGCCGTCACCATCGCCGCGTTCATCCTCGAAGCCTGTGACCACCGGATAGAAGTTGGTGGGATCGCCATGGATAGAGATATAGAGGACGTCCGCGCGGTCGTAGAAGATCTCCTGAATGCCCTGTCCGTGATGGACGTCGGTATCCAGAACGGCGACTCGCGGGAAGTGGCCGCGTAAAGCCTCGGCCGCGATGGCCGCATTGTTGAGATAGCAGAACCCGCCGGCCGCGTCGACGCGCGCATGATGACCCGGTGGACGGCAGAGTGCGAACGCCATGGCCTCGCCGGCGATCACGTCGCTGGCAGCGCAGAGTGCGCCCTGAGCCGACCAATATGCCGCCTCCCAGGTATGTTCGCCCACCGGGCAACTGCCGTCCGCGAGATAACGCGCCGCCTCGGCCAGAATACCCCGGAGTGGATTGGGTGAGCGCACGAACACGTTTGACAGAACCTCGTCACCCCAATCCTCGGGCATGCCGGTCCAGCGCCGATGACAGGACTCAAGGAAGCGAAGATAACCGAGATCGTGGACGCGGTTGATCGGCTGGATGCCATGATCATTCACCGTCTCGATCGACGCCCCGGCACCCTCGAGGCCAGCGAGGATATGCCCGGTCCGCTCCGGGATCTCCTGCGGCGCACGCATCTGGCCGCGGGTGAAGTAGGTTTTCGGGTGATGGCGATCCTGACGGTGATCGAAATAGGCTTTCACGGCGGCTGCTCCTACCTTTCGGTTGCTGTATCAGTCATACAGCGAGGATAGCAGTGTGGTACGGGAGCCGGTAATGCTCGGTGGAGCGCTCGAGGGATGGTGCGCCCGGCAGGACTCGAACCTGCGACCTTCGGCTTCGGAGGCCGACGCTCTATCCAGCTGAGCTACAGGCGCAATAGTGACATTGTAGCGTCCGCGGCCGCTTCGGCATAGCCCCGGTTTGCCGTGTCGGGCAATGCCGCTATACTTTGTCGTAGCCCTGAAGATTGAGGATTACCAAGTGAGCGCCGAGCAGGATAGTGCCTTCATCCGTAATTTCGCCCTGGTCATTGCCACGCTGCTGGGCGTTACGGTTCTGCTCATTGTGATCGCGAACTCGTTGTTCGGTGATGACGACCCTGCCCGTGAGGCATTGGCGCAGGAGCGCGCCACAGAGAACATGTCGCCTTCGTTCGCGGTCAGGCTCAGCGGCGAGCCCGCACCAGCCATTGCCTCGGCCGAGGAGTCCGAAGAGTCGGGCGGCGTTACAGAAGTGCGCAGTGGCGAACAGGTGACGCAGGCGGTGTGCATCGCCTGTCATCAGGGCGATTTCCTCAATGCACCGGCCGTCGGCGATGCCGGCGCCTGGGGTGATCGGGTCAGCAAGGGGTGGGAAACCCTGATCGGCAATGTGGCCAATGGCTACGGCAACATGCCAGCTCAGGGCGGGGCAGCCTCCGAGGAGGAAATCCGCGCCGCGATTGAATGGATGGTGGAATCCGAGACCGGGCTGGAAGTCCCCGAGTCCTGATTCCGGCCATCGATCTGGCCAGCCGCCATTACGAGTTGGAGACAGCCACCGCCTCGCCGCCAAGGAGGATGTGCTCGGCGTGCTCCAGCGCCTCGGGCGTTCCGTAGACCACCAGTACGTCACCCTCACGCAGAATGGTGTTGGGTGATGGTTGTGGGCCACGGATCCCGCCGCGGCGCACCGCATTGACCGTTACCCCGATCGATTCAGGGTGGAGATCGCTCAGTTGACGGCCAACCGCACTTGCATTGCCGCTGAGCGTAATGGCGTGGAGCTGCTCGCGGAAACGTCCGACCTTTTCCAGATCCACGCGCTCGGCGCCGTGGAAATACCCCTTCAGCAGCCGATAGCGGTCGCCCCGCACATCCCGGACACGCCGGAAGACCCTTGCCAGGGGGACCTCCAGTAGCGCCAGGACATGTGAAGAAAGCATCAGGCTCGCCTCCAGGATTTCCGGCACCACGACGGTGGCCCCAGCCTTTTCGAAACGGTCGATCCATCGATCATCGCGCGTCCGCACGATGATCGGGATATCCGGCCGCTCCGAGCGGGTGTGCTCAAGCACCTTGAGGCTGCTAGCCGGGTTGTCGAAGCTCAGCACGATCATCCGTGCCCGGCCGAGTCCGGCCGCATGGAGGATCTCGCGCCGCTCCGAGTCGCCGTAGCTGACCGGATCGCCGGCGTTACGCGCCTCCTCTACCCGTTTTGGATCGAGGTCCAGGGCGACGAACGGGAGTCCCTCCTGATCGAGGAAGCGGCCGATGTTCTGACCGGTCCGCCCATAGCCACACAGGATGACGTGATTGGACAGAGGTTCCGCGACCCGTGAGACCTCCGAGTCCATTTCGGATGGATCTGCATCGTTGGCGGCAGGCCGCAGCACCGCCTGTACCAGCCGGTCGTTGTAACGGATCAGCAACGGTGCCGCGACCATGCTGATAACGATGGCGGCCAGCACCAGCTGGCTCATGGCCGATGTCATCAGACCGGCACTGATCGCCAGGGCAATCAGCGCGAAACCGAACTCACCACCGTTGGCGAGGATCAGGGCTGTTCGGCCTGAATCCAGAGGCCCATCGACGCTGCGGGCAATGGCATAGACCAGTAGGAGCTTCACGGCCATCATGCCGAGCCCGATCAACAGCACCCAGTGTATGCCACTCATGAGGACCGGGACGTTGATCACCATGCCAACGGTGATGAAGAAAAACCCCAGCAGCACATCACGGAATGGCCGGATATCGGCGTCAATCTGATAGCGGTATTCGGTCTCGCCCAGCATGATGCCGGCGAGGAAGGCGCCAAGGGCGAGGGACAGGCCGGCCAGGTGGGTCACCCAAGCTGCCGCGACGGCGATCAGCAGGACCGTCAGGGTGAAAAGCTCGTTGGAGCGCGCCCGGGCGACTTCGTGGAAGATCGGCCGCAGCGCCTTGCGCCCGATCCAGACCATCGCTCCGAATACCGCAACGCCCTTGACCAGTGAGAGCCCCATCTCGACGGGCAGGGAATGATCACTGTTGCCGGCGAGAATCGGGATCGCGATCAGCAGCGGGACAACGGCCAGATCCTGGAACAGCAGCACGCCAATGGCTCGCCGGCCATGCCGGGTGTGGATCTCGACCTGCTCGGTCAACTGCTTGGTCACGATCGCGGTGGAGGACAGGGCCAGGGCACCGCCCAGCACCAGCGCGATTTCCGGTGAACCGGTCATCCACCAGGCGATCCCGCCGAACAGCACCAGGCAAACCAGTACCTGGCTGGCACCCAGTACGCCCACGGCCCAGCGCATGGCATGCAGCTGGGGGAACGAGAACTCCAGACCAATCGTGAACAGCAGAAAGACCACGCCGAACTCGGCGATCAGATGTGTGCTCTCGGTCTCCGGGACGAGGCCCAGCGCCGATGGACCGAGCGCTATGCCCACCGCCAGATAGGCGATGATCGGTGGCAGCGACAGGCGTCGGAAAAGTGCGACGGCCGCCACCGAGGTCGCCAATAGCAGGATGATGCTTTGCAGGCCGTCCATGCGTTCTGATTGATTCCCGGGCTAGCGATAGCGATTGAGGGTCAGACCGGCGAGATCGATCGCCGGCGTCCGTCCATCGATCATATCAGCAACGACCCGGCCGGCGCCGGCTGCGAATGTCCAGCCCAGGTGGCCGGCGCCGGTATTCAGATAAAGCCCGCTGACACCGCTCTCGCCGAGGATCGGGGGACCGTCGATGGTCATCGGCCGCAGACAGGCCCATTGCTCAGCGGCGCTGGCATCGATCTGAGCCGTCAGGGCCGGGAAGTTCGCCAGTCCCTGTTCAAGGACGGTGCGTACACGCTGTGGTCGGATGGTCCTGTCATAACCGGTGAACTCCGCCGTACCCGCGATGCGCAGTTGGTCACCCAGGCGCGTGATAACGATCTTGCGGCCATCATCGATGATTGGCATCGCCGGTGCTGCCTCGATGCCTCCCACCGGCAGCGTCGCGGAGTAGCCTTTGACCGGTCGGATCGGCAGACGGACGCCGACCTGACGGGCCAGACGCGGTGCCTCCGCGCCCGTCGCCAGTACGAAGGCATCGGCGTCGATGGTGCCGTGATCGGTCTCGATGGTCTGCAACCGACCTGCCTCGACCCGAAGATCTCGAACGGACTCTCCCAGCCGGAGCGTCAGCCCCCTTTCGACAGCCGCCTCGCCGAGGCGCTGGCAGAAAATCCGGGCATCGCCACTGGCATCGTCCGGATAGAAAAAACCGCCTGCGAGATCGCCCTCAATGTCGGCGAGCGCAGGCTCATAGTCGCTGACGGCGGCCGGTGACAGTGCCTCGTGACGTACTCCGGCATCCGCCATCAAGGCGCTGCTGGTGTGCGCGGTCTGCATTTCCGCCTCGCTGCGGAAAATCTTCAGGATACCGGCATGTTGCTGGGTGTAGTCGATCGCCACGCGGTCTTCAAGCTCGCGCATGAGTCTGAGGCTATACACCGCGAGGCGCGCATTCACCGCTGTGTTGCGGGCATGGTGGTGCGCCCGGCTGTAACGCAGAAAGCCCACGCCCCAGCCAACGAGGCTGGGGATTGCCGTGGGCCGTAACAGCAGCGGAGAGTTCTCGCGGCCGATCCAGCGCAGCAATTGGCCGAGTGCCTGGGGGGTATTCCAGGGTTCGGTATGGCTGGCGTGGAGCATAGCGCCATTGGCGTGGCTGGCTTCCGAGGCAAGTTCAGGCGCACGGTCCACCAGCGTGACGGAATGACCGCTGTCGAGCAGATACCAGGCGGTCGTTATGCCCACCAGGCCGCCGCCAATCACGGTGATATGCACAGAACCTCCTTCAACGCATCGCCACCAGTCTAACCTGCTGCAGGGCGGAACGGTCTCCGCGGGGGGTCAGATCGGACCCGCTCCCGATAAGACAACGCCTCGGCGACATGGTGTTCCCGGATCGCCGTGGTGCCCTCCAGATCGGCGATGGTCCGGGCAATCCGCCAGCATCGATGCCATCCGCGCGCGGACATCGCGAAACGCTCTGTCGCCTGTTTCATCAGGGCCTGGCCAGCCGGGTCCAGACCGGCATCGCGACGCATGACGTTGACCGGGAGATGGGTAGCGGCGAGACCGTCACGATCGATCTGTCGGGCGCGTGCGGCCTCGACCCGGGCCGCTACCGTGACCGTTGGCTCGCCCTCTCGGGCCTGGTCGAGTTCGGTGGCGGTCAGCCGTGGGACGTTGATCTGCAGGTCGATGCGATCGAGGAGTGGTCCGCTGATGCGGTTGCCGTACTGGCGGATCTGGCCGGGTGTGCAGCGGCAATCGTGGTCGGACTCGCCGTGATGGCCGCAGGGGCAGGGGTTCATGGCCGCAACGAGCTGGAAACGCGCAGGAAAGCGGATCTGGGCCCTGGCGCGGGAGATACTGATCTCCGCGGTCTCCAGCGGTTCTCGCAGGGCCTCCAGCGCCTCGCGCGGGAACTCGGGGAGCTCATCGAGGAACAGGACGCCGTGGTGGGCCAGTGATATCTCGCCGGGCCGCGGACGGGCGCCGCCGCCTGTCAGTGCCCGAGGCGAGGCGCTGTGATGTGGGCTTCGGAACGGCCGCTGACGCCAGTCGCGGGGATCGAACTGCCCCTTGGCAATGGAGTGCAGTGATGCTGATTCCATGGCCTCGGTATCGTTCATCGCCGGCAGCAGCCCCGGCAATCGGGCGGCCATCAGGCTCTTGCCGCTGCCCGGTGGTCCCGATAACAGCAGACTGTGCCCACCGGCTGCCGCGATTTCCAGGGCGCGCCGGGCGTGGGACTGACCGATGACATCACTCAGATCGAGTGGCTGAGGCGGATTGACAGGCGTATCCGGTTGGGCCGCCGGCAGGAAGGAGGTAGCGGTGAGATGGCGGCACACGTCGAGCAGATGATCGGCACCATATACCTCACCGCCGGCCAGTGCCGCCTCGGCGCCATTGGCGTTCGCGACGACCAGCGATTCCCCCGCCGCCGCGCAGCGCAACGCCACCGGCAGCGTGCCGTTGACCGGTCGGAGACTGCCGGACAGGGCGAGTTCGGCGCAGACCACGGTATTGTCGAGCCGCTCACGGGGCAGTTGGCCGGATGCCACGAGTATGCCCAGTGCGATCGCCAGATCGAAGCGGGCACCGTCCTTGGGCAGATCGGCGGGGGCGAGGCTGACGGTGATGCGCCGGCGGGGAAACTCGAAACCGCTGGTGGTCAGCGCCCCACGGACGCGGTCCCGCGCCTCGCGCACGGCCGTGTTGGGTAGCCCGACAATGGATAGCGAGGGTAGGCCACCACCGAGATGGACTTCGACATCCACGCGCGGTGCGTCAATCCCGACGGCGGCGCGGGCCTGAATGAGTGCCAGTGACATGGCAACGCACCTCCCTGTGCGAAGCGAATGGTCGGAGGCGGCAGGGTTACTCGCTGGCGTCGTCCGGCGCTGACTGATCGGCCATCGGTGCATTGCCTTCGAGCGCTGCGACCCGCGCTTCCATGGCCTCAAGCCGCTCGCGGGTGCGGGCCAGTACTTTGGCCTGGGCATCGAACTCCTCGCGGGTGACCAGCTCCATGCGATTGAAGGTGCTCTGCAGCGCTACGCGGGCATTTTTTTCGACTTCCGCCTGAAAGTCCCTCAGCCCGCTGGGCAGGTTCTCGGAGAAACGCTTCGCCATTTCATCGAACTGTTTCGGATCGAGCATTATTCGGCCTCCGTTGTCTTTGCGATCAGTCTAAGCCGTTGACGGGGAATTCCCAATCCACCCGGCGCGTTGATTTTGGTGCAACTGACGAACGGTGATTGCACTTATTCGGTGCAATGAACCGTGAGCGAGCATTTGATCCCCGCCAGGCACTGGTGATCGCCCGTTGGCATGGTCCCTGCATATACCCAGATGCATTTATATCGTTCATGGGTGCCGGTCTTGTCCGGTCCCGATAGGGGAGTTCAGGCATGAAG from Spiribacter curvatus includes these protein-coding regions:
- a CDS encoding YifB family Mg chelatase-like AAA ATPase, with the translated sequence MSLALIQARAAVGIDAPRVDVEVHLGGGLPSLSIVGLPNTAVREARDRVRGALTTSGFEFPRRRITVSLAPADLPKDGARFDLAIALGILVASGQLPRERLDNTVVCAELALSGSLRPVNGTLPVALRCAAAGESLVVANANGAEAALAGGEVYGADHLLDVCRHLTATSFLPAAQPDTPVNPPQPLDLSDVIGQSHARRALEIAAAGGHSLLLSGPPGSGKSLMAARLPGLLPAMNDTEAMESASLHSIAKGQFDPRDWRQRPFRSPHHSASPRALTGGGARPRPGEISLAHHGVLFLDELPEFPREALEALREPLETAEISISRARAQIRFPARFQLVAAMNPCPCGHHGESDHDCRCTPGQIRQYGNRISGPLLDRIDLQINVPRLTATELDQAREGEPTVTVAARVEAARARQIDRDGLAATHLPVNVMRRDAGLDPAGQALMKQATERFAMSARGWHRCWRIARTIADLEGTTAIREHHVAEALSYRERVRSDPPRRPFRPAAG
- a CDS encoding c-type cytochrome, which translates into the protein MSAEQDSAFIRNFALVIATLLGVTVLLIVIANSLFGDDDPAREALAQERATENMSPSFAVRLSGEPAPAIASAEESEESGGVTEVRSGEQVTQAVCIACHQGDFLNAPAVGDAGAWGDRVSKGWETLIGNVANGYGNMPAQGGAASEEEIRAAIEWMVESETGLEVPES
- a CDS encoding monovalent cation:proton antiporter family protein yields the protein MDGLQSIILLLATSVAAVALFRRLSLPPIIAYLAVGIALGPSALGLVPETESTHLIAEFGVVFLLFTIGLEFSFPQLHAMRWAVGVLGASQVLVCLVLFGGIAWWMTGSPEIALVLGGALALSSTAIVTKQLTEQVEIHTRHGRRAIGVLLFQDLAVVPLLIAIPILAGNSDHSLPVEMGLSLVKGVAVFGAMVWIGRKALRPIFHEVARARSNELFTLTVLLIAVAAAWVTHLAGLSLALGAFLAGIMLGETEYRYQIDADIRPFRDVLLGFFFITVGMVINVPVLMSGIHWVLLIGLGMMAVKLLLVYAIARSVDGPLDSGRTALILANGGEFGFALIALAISAGLMTSAMSQLVLAAIVISMVAAPLLIRYNDRLVQAVLRPAANDADPSEMDSEVSRVAEPLSNHVILCGYGRTGQNIGRFLDQEGLPFVALDLDPKRVEEARNAGDPVSYGDSERREILHAAGLGRARMIVLSFDNPASSLKVLEHTRSERPDIPIIVRTRDDRWIDRFEKAGATVVVPEILEASLMLSSHVLALLEVPLARVFRRVRDVRGDRYRLLKGYFHGAERVDLEKVGRFREQLHAITLSGNASAVGRQLSDLHPESIGVTVNAVRRGGIRGPQPSPNTILREGDVLVVYGTPEALEHAEHILLGGEAVAVSNS
- the ubiK gene encoding ubiquinone biosynthesis accessory factor UbiK, whose translation is MLDPKQFDEMAKRFSENLPSGLRDFQAEVEKNARVALQSTFNRMELVTREEFDAQAKVLARTRERLEAMEARVAALEGNAPMADQSAPDDASE
- a CDS encoding histone deacetylase family protein, producing MKAYFDHRQDRHHPKTYFTRGQMRAPQEIPERTGHILAGLEGAGASIETVNDHGIQPINRVHDLGYLRFLESCHRRWTGMPEDWGDEVLSNVFVRSPNPLRGILAEAARYLADGSCPVGEHTWEAAYWSAQGALCAASDVIAGEAMAFALCRPPGHHARVDAAGGFCYLNNAAIAAEALRGHFPRVAVLDTDVHHGQGIQEIFYDRADVLYISIHGDPTNFYPVVTGFEDERGDGDGYGYNINLPLPHGSDATAFFGRLDEALTAIRLFAPDALVFSNGFDIYHEDPQAKIGVQSSDIQTLGERVAGLGLPTVAIQEGGYHYESLTANTASLMAGFESGC
- a CDS encoding D-amino acid dehydrogenase, translated to MHITVIGGGLVGITTAWYLLDSGHSVTLVDRAPELASEASHANGAMLHASHTEPWNTPQALGQLLRWIGRENSPLLLRPTAIPSLVGWGVGFLRYSRAHHHARNTAVNARLAVYSLRLMRELEDRVAIDYTQQHAGILKIFRSEAEMQTAHTSSALMADAGVRHEALSPAAVSDYEPALADIEGDLAGGFFYPDDASGDARIFCQRLGEAAVERGLTLRLGESVRDLRVEAGRLQTIETDHGTIDADAFVLATGAEAPRLARQVGVRLPIRPVKGYSATLPVGGIEAAPAMPIIDDGRKIVITRLGDQLRIAGTAEFTGYDRTIRPQRVRTVLEQGLANFPALTAQIDASAAEQWACLRPMTIDGPPILGESGVSGLYLNTGAGHLGWTFAAGAGRVVADMIDGRTPAIDLAGLTLNRYR